From the Primulina tabacum isolate GXHZ01 chromosome 15, ASM2559414v2, whole genome shotgun sequence genome, one window contains:
- the LOC142526772 gene encoding plasmodesmata-located protein 2-like — MDFPMNPLSFFRPFLLILAIFELTPPSKSANDYTTLVYKGCANQPLSDPSGVYSQAISSLYGTLIAQSFKAKFFKTTAGTTQSTINGLFQCRGDLSNVDCYNCISGLPVLTDKLCGKVIAARVQLSGCYILYEVAGFQQVSGMQMLYKSCSATNIGGAGFEERRDTALSSLENGMISSSDGFYTASYESVFAVGQCEGDVGASDCVSCVQNAVQRAQVECGSSISGQIYLQKCFISYSYYPNGVPKKSSSSSSYTSPSSGSSPNTGKTLAIILGGAAGIGFLVICLLFARGLAKRKGDH; from the exons ATGGATTTTCCCATGAATCCACTCTCTTTCTTCCGCCCTTTTCTGCTCATTTTAGCCATTTTTGAGCTCACCCCACCATCAAAATCTGCTAATGATTACACCACCTTAGTGTACAAGGGTTGTGCAAATCAGCCTTTATCAGATCCGTCTGGGGTTTATTCACAAGCAATCTCATCCCTTTATGGCACCCTCATTGCGCAATCCTTTAAGGCCAAGTTTTTCAAGACTACCGCTGGCACTACTCAGTCGACAATCAACGGCCTTTTCCAATGCAGAGGCGACTTGTCAAATGTTGATTGCTACAACTGTATAAGCGGCTTGCCTGTACTTACAGACAAGCTCTGTGGCAAGGTTATTGCGGCAAGAGTTCAGCTTTCTGGGTGCTACATTCTGTACGAGGTTGCGGGGTTCCAACAAGTTTCTGGGATGCAAATGTTGTACAAGAGTTGTAGCGCAACAAATATCGGAGGGGCTGGATTTGAGGAGAGGAGGGACACTGCTTTATCTTCACTTGAAAATGGCATGATTAGTAGTAGCGATGGTTTTTACACAGCAAGTTATGAATCTGTTTTTGCAGTGGGGCAGTGTGAAGGTGATGTTGGAGCTTCTGATTGCGTGAGCTGTGTGCAAAATGCTGTCCAGAGAGCTCAGGTCGAGTGTGGAAGCTCCATTTCTGGCCAAATCTATCTCCAGAAATGCTTCATTAGTTATAGTTATTATCCAAATGGAGTCCCTAAAAAatcttcctcttcttcttcatataccTCTCCTTCATCAG GGTCAAGTCCAAATACAGGGAAGACTCTGGCTATAATATTAGGAGGGGCGGCCGGAATTGGGTTTTTGGTAATTTGCTTGCTGTTTGCAAGAGGTTTAGCAAAGAGAAAAGGTG ATCACTGA
- the LOC142527094 gene encoding 28 kDa ribonucleoprotein, chloroplastic-like, translated as MAAAAVASSFSTSVQSLKCLGLKVWPNDHKKIKISYARILQSASVSCFLGNESNQPVGKWKIPRLAAAVAQEEAAVAAPVEELAEDEVPRDGVAGESGDVNTKLYFGNLPYNIDSAQLAGIIQEHASPELIEVLYDRNTGRSRGFAFVTMSTIEECNKVIQMLDGSEYNGRTLRVNFSDKPKPKEPLYPETEHKLFVGNLSWSVTSEILTQAFQEYGNVVGARVLYDGETGRSRGYGFVCYETKAEMEAALQALNEVELEGRAIRVSLAQGKKQ; from the exons ATGGCAGCTGCCGCAGTGGCTTCTTCGTTTTCCACATCTGTGCAGAGCTTGAAATGCCTGGGCTTGAAAGTCTGGCcaaatgatcataaaaaaaTCAAGATTTCGTACGCAAGAATATTGCAATCTGCGTCAGTATCGTGTTTTCTTGGAAATGAATCAAACCAACCCGTTGGTAAGTGGAAGATCCCGCGGTTGGCGGCTGCCGTAGCGCAAGAAGAGGCGGCTGTGGCTGCGCCGGTGGAAGAGTTGGCGGAGGACGAGGTGCCGCGTGATGGGGTGGCTGGAGAGAGTGGAGATGTGAACACCAAGCTCTACTTCGGGAACTTGCCTTATAATATCGATAGCGCCCAGCTTGCTGGGATCATTCAAGAACATGCAAGCCCGGAGCTTATTGAG GTTCTTTACGACAGGAACACGGGTAGAAGCAGGGGATTTGCATTTGTGACCATGAGTACCATCGAGGAATGCAACAAGGTCATTCAAATGCTCGACGGAAGT GAATACAACGGTAGGACCTTGAGAGTTAATTTCTCAGACAAGCCAAAACCGAAAGAACCCCTTTATCCGGAAACTGAACACAAACTTTTTGTGGGAAATTTGTCATGGTCTGTCACTTCCGAGATTTTGACTCAGGCATTTCAAGAATATGGAAATGTGGTCGGAGCTAGAGTTTTATACGATGGCGAGACTGGAAGATCTCGAGGCTATGGATTTGTATGCTATGAGACTAAAGCTGAGATGGAGGCCGCACTTCAAGCTCTCAATGAAGTG GAACTCGAAGGGCGCGCTATACGTGTTAGCTTGGCGCAAGGGAAAAAACAGTGA